In Phoenix dactylifera cultivar Barhee BC4 chromosome 11, palm_55x_up_171113_PBpolish2nd_filt_p, whole genome shotgun sequence, the following are encoded in one genomic region:
- the LOC103718244 gene encoding protein TIFY 4B-like isoform X1 produces MQGGLRPESSGAIKNAAETGGRSPLDKPLSLLTEEDIAQLTREDCRRFLKEKGMRRPSWNKSQAIQQVISLKALLEGRPESGELPVGAGYRQKPPPRRPASLPSLQEAAGDSTAAAKEPSPSSSLSPYRRRDPIPPIISAGGPSCRFPVAGRDQQPPETPSPSLRVTAEVPAGQMTIFYDGKVNVYSDVTVDKARAILLLAGRRDCYGAAALPGPVHSPQPAFLGPGQGPVPTAPPLAAALPTSPAGRLAHRFEGPSGVPRGKSSLVRERSTSPEGPTSRKASLQRYLEKRKDRLKGRKTLGGASSSSMEIMFLSQKFGGQIPNEQLSRSNTSSPTQPRPPGTPTRCSSIENQAQKNHLSVDLNDDGCGN; encoded by the exons ATGCAGGGGGGCCTCCGGCCGGAATCCAGCGGCGCCATTAAGAACGCCGCCGAGACGGGGGGCCGGTCGCCGCTCGACAAGCCACTCAGCCTGCTCACAGAGGAGGATATCGCCCAGCTCACCCGCGAGGACTGCCGCCGATTCCTCAAAGAGAAag GCATGCGACGGCCGTCCTGGAATAAGTCGCAGGCGATCCAACAGGTCATCTCCCTCAAGGCCCTCCTCGAGGGACGACCGGAGTCCGGCGAACTCCCCGTCGGCGCCGGCTACCGCCAGAAGCCTCCCCCTCGGCGGCCG GCCTCTCTTCCTTCGCTGCAGGAGGCGGCCGGCGACTCGACGGCGGCGGCGAAGGAGCCGTCGCCGTCGTCGTCGCTGTCTCCGTACCGGAGAAGAGATCCGATCCCGCCGATCATCTCCGCCGGCGGGCCGTCTTGCCGGTTCCCGGTCGCCGGCAGGGACCAACAACCGCCAGAGACCCCCTCCCCCTCGCTCAG GGTGACGGCGGAAGTACCGGCGGGTCAGATGACGATCTTCTACGACGGCAAGGTGAACGTCTACAGCGACGTGACGGTCGATAAG GCGCGGGCGATCCTGCTGCTCGCGGGGAGACGAGACTGCTACGGCGCTGCGGCTCTACCGGGTCCGGTTCACTCGCCCCAGCCGGCTTTTCTCGGACCGGGTCAGGGCCCGGTCCCCACCGCTCCCCCGCTGGCCGCTGCTTTACCCACCTCGCCAGCTG GGAGGTTAGCCCACCGTTTCGAGGGACCGAGTGGAGTGCCGCGCGGGAAATCGAGCCTGGTAAGAGAGCGGAGCACGTCACCGG AGGGTCCAACAAGTAGAAAAGCATCATTGCAGCGGTACCTGGAGAAAAGGAAGGACAG GTTAAAAGGTAGAAAAACTCTTGGAGGGGCATCTTCTTCAAGCATGGAAATAATGTTCTTGAGCCAAAAATTTGGGGGTCAGATACCAAATGAGCAGTTAAGTAGGAGCAACACTAGCTCCCCTACCCAACCCAGACCACCTGGCACACCAACTAGATGCAGTTCAATAGAGAACCAGGCTCAGAAAAATCATCTCTCAGTTGATCTCAATGATGATG
- the LOC103718244 gene encoding protein TIFY 4B-like isoform X2, with amino-acid sequence MQGGLRPESSGAIKNAAETGGRSPLDKPLSLLTEEDIAQLTREDCRRFLKEKGMRRPSWNKSQAIQQVISLKALLEGRPESGELPVGAGYRQKPPPRRPASLPSLQEAAGDSTAAAKEPSPSSSLSPYRRRDPIPPIISAGGPSCRFPVAGRDQQPPETPSPSLRVTAEVPAGQMTIFYDGKVNVYSDVTVDKARAILLLAGRRDCYGAAALPGPVHSPQPAFLGPGQGPVPTAPPLAAALPTSPAGRLAHRFEGPSGVPRGKSSLRVQQVEKHHCSGTWRKGRTG; translated from the exons ATGCAGGGGGGCCTCCGGCCGGAATCCAGCGGCGCCATTAAGAACGCCGCCGAGACGGGGGGCCGGTCGCCGCTCGACAAGCCACTCAGCCTGCTCACAGAGGAGGATATCGCCCAGCTCACCCGCGAGGACTGCCGCCGATTCCTCAAAGAGAAag GCATGCGACGGCCGTCCTGGAATAAGTCGCAGGCGATCCAACAGGTCATCTCCCTCAAGGCCCTCCTCGAGGGACGACCGGAGTCCGGCGAACTCCCCGTCGGCGCCGGCTACCGCCAGAAGCCTCCCCCTCGGCGGCCG GCCTCTCTTCCTTCGCTGCAGGAGGCGGCCGGCGACTCGACGGCGGCGGCGAAGGAGCCGTCGCCGTCGTCGTCGCTGTCTCCGTACCGGAGAAGAGATCCGATCCCGCCGATCATCTCCGCCGGCGGGCCGTCTTGCCGGTTCCCGGTCGCCGGCAGGGACCAACAACCGCCAGAGACCCCCTCCCCCTCGCTCAG GGTGACGGCGGAAGTACCGGCGGGTCAGATGACGATCTTCTACGACGGCAAGGTGAACGTCTACAGCGACGTGACGGTCGATAAG GCGCGGGCGATCCTGCTGCTCGCGGGGAGACGAGACTGCTACGGCGCTGCGGCTCTACCGGGTCCGGTTCACTCGCCCCAGCCGGCTTTTCTCGGACCGGGTCAGGGCCCGGTCCCCACCGCTCCCCCGCTGGCCGCTGCTTTACCCACCTCGCCAGCTG GGAGGTTAGCCCACCGTTTCGAGGGACCGAGTGGAGTGCCGCGCGGGAAATCGAGCCTG AGGGTCCAACAAGTAGAAAAGCATCATTGCAGCGGTACCTGGAGAAAAGGAAGGACAG GTTAA